The Nicotiana sylvestris chromosome 6, ASM39365v2, whole genome shotgun sequence genomic sequence CATTTTGGCATTGGCAGCAGAAGCAACTATACTAGCAATTGTTGAGTCTATAGATGCCAAGACAACATTTTGTATGAGCTGATCTTGCTAAAACCAAGCAAGAAAATCAGGATTGAGTACTGCTTGGTTATTTGCAGAGATAGTCTGAGAGGGGGTTGGTTTCGATCCATCAAGGTGACCAAAGAGATTGTGTCCATGCATAAGCATGGACATCTGAGCCTTCCATAGTGAAAAGTTATGGCTACAAGCTCGTTGGAGCAGTTGGGCTCCTGATACCATAAAGAGTGATAAAGGCAGAAGAAGAACTTATTTTGTATTGATCATAAGGTTGGCTTTATATAGCCAAGTATAGTACATAAAAGTTGTGAATAATGTAACAACTTAGAGAGAATCTAGGATACATAGAAACCTATGTGAATAACAATCCTAAACAAAAGGAATCTGATGAGCACCAAAAGAGATATTAAAAAACAGAATAGCAAAAAGTCCTATACAGAAGGATTATTAGACTTCACTTATGATCCTTGTATGATTTTCATTACTTCGAATCCAGCATTTTGAATCAACTGGATAATATGCACATGAGAATTAAAAATAAGAACTCAAACAACCTCTTCCAATTAGAGGATTGAAATCCAATCCAATCAACACAAGTCAAATAAATTAACAATATATGTAGAATAAATCAAATGATAGAGTCAGATCATAAGTTCCATCTAAATCCAACAATGAAAGGATTAATAGTACATCATAAGTTGGAGAGTGTCACGTCCAGTGGTTTCTTCAATTTCTCTTTTAATATTCATAGCTGAATCCTCAACAGAGTCCGGGCAGCCATACAGTTCAATAAGTTGGAGTGTTGGAATATCGGCAAAGCTAGGAGGGATCGCGTCGAGGGAGTAACAACCTTTTATGAGTAGCTTCTCAAGCACGGGAAAGGATTCCTCTGAAGCTTTCCATTCTCTTAGATCCATCCACTCTAATGTCAAGTATTTAAGTGCCTGGAACTCCATTTCTCTAACGTCCCAACACTCTTTACCCAATAATAATCCCCAGATTATTTTGAGTTTCTCAAGTTTCTGCAGTCTTGCTATGTTTGATGTTAATTCTTTCGTTATTGAAAAGTGGCGAATCCTCAAATTCTTAAGATTTGAAGGGAAGACAAAGTAGCTCTCCCATCCAACTGAATGCGGGTAGCGATAAGTCTTACATGGGCATTCAAGGTCAAGAGATTGAAGGCGTGTATGAACTTCCGATATGGGAAACAAAGAACGACAGGGTAAACTTTCAAGGCTGAGACCCAACTCTTCTAAATTCGGAAACCTCCACCACGACCTTGGATTTCTATCATCGTACACACGAAGATTGCAAAATGTCTTCAGGTTCTCCAGCAATGTTTCTGAAGATTCTTCTTCCTCGTTTTCCAATAACAAGAAAACTTTTCTCATATTCACATGCCTTAAATTGTTCATTTTCCAGAGACCAGACGAACGTGGGAATAATGTCTTTCTTGAAGCAACCTTTAGAGTGTGAAGATCGTGTAGGTGTGATACCCACTTGAATTCAAATTGATCTTTGACATAAAGCGCAAGGTACCTCAAGTGAGTTAGCAATTTTACTGTTGGAACCCATGATGAACTTGTTTCCACATCCATCAAATGCAACACCCGAACAAGTTTTAATTCAACAAGTAAACGTAAAGGATTTGATCGGTTTTTCCATGTTTCAAATTCTGGATGAGCAATGAACTCCAAAGACGGCTTAGAACACTGACCAAAACACTTTGTACTTTCCTCGGACTCGTGTATTGTAATCTTATCCACCTGATATTCACAATGATCTAATTGTTCCACCAGATCATCATGAATATAAGTGCATAACCGCGATTCCTTAGTATACAAATGTTTATATGGATTGTATGGCACTATAAGCTGCACAAACTTTTCTTCTCTAAGTTTTGCTGAGCAAAACTCACGCACTACATCATGAAGTATGCAGTATTTTATGTCACCATTACGTCTCCTTTTAGAGACCATTACTAGGCTTCTGTTAAGCAGATCATTCAAGCAAACTCTAGCTGCTTCTTCCATATAATTCTCTGTGTCAACATTCAGTACAAACTCTTCGGCTATCCACAAATTCAGCAAAGCAGACACTGGAATCTTATAGTCTTCTGGAAACAAGCCCATGTAAAGAAGGCAAGGCTTTAAGTGGTCTTCTAAATGCTCATAACTTGATTGTATTACCTTCATGCTCTGCTCTCCTAAAGCATGAGAACTCAAGTCATTTGCAACCTCAAGCCACAAGGACTCCTGCCTTTCCATCTTCACAATAATCCCGGCAATCAAGACTATTACAAGAGGCAATCCCTTACAATGTTCCGCAACTTGTAAACTTGCTTCCAATAGATTGGGTGGACAACTCTCTCCTTGAAATACTTTCTTAATCAATAATTCCCAACTCTCTTCCAATGTTAGAAATCTAAGAGAATAAGGATCACTGCGATGTTGAAGATGCTTAGCCACTTGTTCAATTCGAGTTGTAACCATCACTCTACTTCCATCTTCACCCTTAGGGAAACATAATCCCAAATCTTCCCATGCCTCGACTTCCCATATATCATCTAATACGATGAGGTATCTCCTGCCTATTAGAGTCTTCCGCAACTTGTCAGCTATGTCATCGTCCTCTTTGATTTCATAGTTGCCACCTGTAGCTTGTTTAAGAATCTCAATCAACAATGTCCTCTCTATATATGTTTGCGAAACAGAGCACCATACTCTAGCATCAAAGTGATTAACAATAGAAGGATTGTTATACACTTTCCTGGCCAAGGTTGTTTTACCCAATCCTGGCATTCCAAAGATTGAGATAACGTCCAGCTCCTTTGTTCCTCCAATCAATTTCTTCATTATACTTTCTGCATCTTTCTCAAAGCCCACAACTTCCTCATCGATTGATGGCAAGCTACATTGGACGGAAGGCCCTGCCGAAGAAAGAATTCCTTCTCCACAAGTCTCAACTACGTCCATGTCAGTTGTTGAAAACTAGCGCCTTTTGTATCTTTTGAGATTATGAAAACTGCAATTTAACTGCCTTAGAGTTAATAGCGCCTCCACCTTCcataaaagaaatgaaagaagcaATAAGAATCTTCATAACAATTTAGAGAAAACCCCCAAACCACAAAATAATGGAGTAATAAAGTAATTAATGCAACATCGAAATGTCATTCGCCTAATATCTAGGACTTTAAAATTAACTAAATTTAATATATAAAATacttccttatttgaactatgtaaaagctcctaatatttagaaatctaaaattaaataatattttacttaaaaattccttatttaaattgtttaactatttTCCTTAAATGTGACTTTTCCACGTTTCTAAGTTGTTCATATTTCCTTAAATTAGATATTTCCATAGCCTGGGACTTAAATATGAAGATATCATCAATTTTGTAAAGTTTAGTTTAGGTAACAAGCTCAAAGACAAAATCAAAGTTAGAGTCTAACTTTTGTGAAGGAGACGATAATAGTTTATTAAtcataattaataaaatattatatttaaataGCTCAGTATAATTTTTAGGCAAGAAAAATAATTGATTGTTATACTATTATTTAGGTTTTATCTTATAGTGATCTTTAAATTCAAGTAGAGTAGTTTTCacttaaaattttaataattagtaATTACTATATCTCTTCATATTTGAATTGATTATAGCATTCTTGCGAGACGGGAATGAAGAAGGTATGGGTTGATCTAAATTTGGGTTAAATGTATGTGTTATTTGGATTTATATTTACAtctttattttagttttttttaattagtGTTTGCATTATATGTCTCTGAATTCTGTGTGTTAGAATTTTTTCCTTTGCTGATCTATCTAATATAATCAATATTAATCATTTTTAAGAACTCACAcctttttagttttattttatttaataataCTTTTTTAAAACGCATTGCAAAATATTGTTTACCTTTTTAaattcaaatataatatttatgtaattaaaaaattaGATTTATCGAGATAGAGTACACGCGCAATGCGCGTATCGTAAGACTAGTATGTCTAAAGGTCACAAATATATACTAACTACTTTCTTGATGCGTGCGTTGCACGTGTTATTCCGTACAAGcagtaaaaaaatgaaaatattattaaaatatgtgAAATATTAcaccaaaatatcaacagaaaaaaatacaagctaaaaataataaatagtttTAGAGATGTAGTGTTGAACTCAAATTGACTGGATAGCTCTGGAAGATCAATAATTATATTTAGTTAGACAAGTGAATTTTATATTACATAAATTTAGTTGTTATGAATATAATATGACCATATATTTCACCTAATATTTTTTTGTAGATATTGTTCTTGAAGTTGTTCCATTTTGATGTTTCAATGAAATGATTCGTGCAACAAATAAAATGAGAAACTAATAGTATTTATTTATACATGATATATTTTCTTTAAAGAATGGAAGAATTAAATgtttgtaaaattttgtatacaaTTAAGTAAGAAGGGACTGGCaataataaaaacataacaaaaagaagaaaaaaattccATAGTTATGCAAAATTATACAAGAATTTTGAAATATTAATTGCAAAAGGTTGAGGGAACCAAAAGGTTTTGTACTTATCATAGTCACTTAATTTATAGGATTATTTTGGTCTTTTACATTCAATTTTTGATCTTCAtgcttataatatagtatgatgaTCAATATGAATAAAAGGACTAAATCTCCTACCCCCTCCAAACCAAACGGCCCCTTTTTGGTGGACTGGTCATGACTCGTTTGTCTAACATGATTGGTGTCAATCTATTTAAATTTGACCTAATCCGTCCATTTGACACCGATAGTGGTTGTTTGATGTTCTTTCGCTTTTTGTAGAGTGAATTTCATTTTACTCCCTTAACTTTTTAGTGGAGGGAAATAATACCCCCTTAACCTTTTGAATGGGAAAGGAAATCCCCTTAGACTCAAAAGTTtactagaaaaaataaaaaattgttgCTGGAATTTACAAAAGTTTATCCAACTCGGATCCTGAAATATTTTTAGCATGTTTTGATCATATAATTATGAACTACAATATAAATAGAGAGACAATACCAGCAATTTCAGAAATTACATAGTAATAATAGAGCATTTTGTAGAGAAATGTATCCATTAATTTGAAGATGAGAAAAGTTACAGAAAAACACATTGTAATaatccgactggtcgttttgaacaTTTGTACTTCTCTCGGTAGTAGATGGACATgaatagctctgtatgatgtattatgacttatgtaaatcgtcggttttggtttttaggttattcggaatcgatttggaagaatgaattttaCCGtttaagctttaagttggaagagttgaccaaattTGACTTTTTGGTATTTGACCTCgaattggagttttgatggttccgttagctctgttgggcgattttggacttaggagcatgtccggatagtcatttggaggtccgtagttgaatttggcttgaaatggcgaaagttggatttttggaaagtttgaccgggagtggacttttcgATATCAGATTTGGATTGTTGTTTCGGAAATTAGTATAGcctcattatgtcatttgggacttgtgtgaaaaatttggatTCATTCCGGGTTGGTTCGCTATGTTACGGCACGAGTTATGGAAGTTGAAAAGTTCAAATTCATCAACTtcaaattgaggtgtgattcgttgtttcgatattgttatgtgtgatttgaggcctcgagtaggttgtgttatgttatgggacttgttggtatatttagaCGGGGTCCAGAGGGGTTCGCATGAGTTTCAGACGATGTTTAGagcattttggaaattttggcTAAGGCTGATTTTTTTAAACAGTCCTGGTGTGACTGCACCTGTGAAATTTTAGGCGCAGATGCTACGTCGCACAAGCGAGGCAGAGGCCACAGAAGTTGCATAGCAGGATCAGGGCAGTGTCGCAGGTGCGAGGCTATTTTTTGCACCTAAATGATCGCAAAAGCGGATTTTCTACCTCAGGTGCAAGGAAAGGCTACCAGTGCTCTTCCACAGGATCGAGATTTTGAACGCACATGCGAGTCCGTAGAAGCGGATATTTTGTTCGTAGATGCGAAGATGCTAGGCAGAAGCTATAAAATCAAGGTTTTAGTTCTTTTGTCACATTTTGAGATGTGTGACTCGGATTGAGGTAATTTTTGGAGCAATTTTCGTCACAactattggggtaagtattctacaCTTGGTTTTGATcttatttcatgaatccatcttcatttttggcaattGATAGAtgaatttgaaagagaaattcgGAGTTTTAGCCTAAAATTTCATaatgtgaatttttgagttttgaacatcgattcagagtcggatttgagtgaaactagtatggttggactcgtaattgaatgggttgtcggatatTGTGAGTTTTGTCGGTTTTCGAGACACGGGCCCGGGTTGGAAGTTTTAAccgattttgaacttttgattaaggattcgacctttatcatttgaaattattttcttgggctttatttgatgtatttgagttgcttttgactAGTTTTGAGCAATTCGGAGGTCGGTATGTGCGAGATGGCATTTTTAGAGCATCACTTAGCTTGTTCGGTATtagaattggcttgttcgaggtaagaaacacttctaaacttggtgttgagggtatgaaaccccgaattacgtgatatgtgattggtgttgaggtgacgcacatgctaagtgacaggcatgtgggcgtgcaccgtgtgaattgGGACTCCGTTATTTCtatggtactgtgtagttacctaaTCTTATTTGTAACCATGAAATTTCTACGTATTTGAGCTATTGAGTTGAGATCCATGTTggaaaccatgtctaggctacatgcttatCCTGTTGGGGCTCACTGAGGTTATTTCTACTGTTGAGTTATCTGCTTTCATTGCTTTATATACTCAGTCAtacgcattcatatgcatatcatatctcagtctttgttACCATTTATTGcatatcatatcatcattttgggctagtttcatggtattgtgagcccgagagactggagaggttaatgactgagtgaggccgagagtctGAGTGTGAGTAacattatgggatcgggttgcacaccacagcATGTTATATTGATTACATATATGAATCGGGCTACACGCTGCAGCATGTTATATTAATTACATATATGAGATCGGATTGCATGTCGCGGCAGTTATATTGATTTATGATAGTGTTGGGGCTGAAGGAGCCCcaccggagtctgcacacaccccagGTGAGCGCGATTGATTATATTGAAGGGTGCATTTATATAcacagggatggatcttcccctcGGGCTGGATTTGGCCCTACTCAGTACTGAGCGACTGTTGgtcagttgatgtatatattccgggatggatcttccctaggccggATTGGcaatatacagtactgagtgattgagcatgatgagagaaaagtgtgagacagtgagaATGAGTACTCTGAAAATGtaagtacatgagttcatctttgagatacatggcattgacatgcacacatgacatacaggcataaAGATGtatttttcctcatgttgtacgatatcacgtcattcatgacttctcacacatattgATATATGggctggaaagaaaatgaaatatattatttattatgGAAAAGATTTCTGGAAAAAATTTACAGTTTTcaacttactcatattttcgatgagttcggtaaaggatttggatTTTCACTAATATACTTGAAAAGCGGAACTATTTTTCGGGAAATTATGAAAAGGCAAAGCATTTTATCCCTGggttacttcttttattacttgctttatgttgttatgaactgttgttggctattggatgttggacccgacctttgttccagctcgtcactactttcaacctaaagtTAGGTTTGTTACCTAttaagtacatggggtcggttgtactcatactacacttctgcaccttgcgtgcagatgttggttGTCGATGCTGTTGTGTTCGatgggagctggatttgaagatgtacctgcgttcTGGTTGTAGCTGcttcttgttcatggtagccttagattcataAAACTCTGTTTATATACTTTTTAGATAGATGATGTATTTACTTCGTACCagttttgtaaactctattcataggagctcatgatttgtactactagtccttgggAAATGCATCAGATTCAGATATTTctttacttaattgctttattaaattGTTATTGGCACTGGTTAGTTGTTAAATTAgcttacctagtgggttgggttaggtgtcatcacgaccagCTGGATTCTAGATCGTGACAAACATGCATTACTTTGTAAATTccaacaaaattaaaaaaaaaaacttctctTTTTTATAGAAGTAATGAGCAAGTTTAAACGTAATATTCTCAAGTAATGAGCAAGTTTTTAGTAGTCCAAATGTGCATAAAAATACGTTGACTAAAAAATCTTTGGCATACGGGATATATCGAAGACGCGCATGCTCTATATCAATAAGAATTTCAGATGGAGCACAAAATACTCCCTTGGATGTTCAAGAGGTACCAGTTATAAATACTAGAAAAGGTGTTTCCatgatttttaaattttaatcgAACTAAAAGATAGGTTCATGAAGGAAAAATATTTCACTATAAATCTCTAAAAGCTCTCTACAGTTCTCACAAATCGCAGTATATAAAATAAGCTATCAATACCCCTATTTATAATAGTACAAAACATATTCCAACTAGAACTATAAAAGCCTATTCCTATCTAATTTAACTACAAATCCTATTTAGACATGAATTAAACAAATCAAATTCTAAATAATTAAGGTTTCCTACtataactttgaattagttttcTATCCTTCTCCCGTAATTCAAAATTGTATGCGTCTAActtttttgttgttattgttctagttgttgttgtattGGAGAATTTCTCTCCAACTTCCACTTTTGTTGAAGCATATGTCTACAACCTTCATTaatgcactttgtcaccaacacACAATTTTTATTGAAACACTTGTCTTcaactttcaatttatttttttacttctCTTCAATTTCTTGAGAAAATTTTATTCTTCTTTAACTATTTGCCAGAGGCGACTCAATGAAATTGGTGGCCTAAAGTTAATGTTAAGAAGCGACccaaaatttatttaataaaattGTATATATTTATGATTTATTTTCGTTTTTGTTATGTAATAATAGTCTTATGGACCGTCTTGTACGTATTTTGTCCCTTCACTCGGTTACCTGCTAGCTTCCACCATCAAAGATATCTAATAACTCTACTCACCAAggtttcgaattttttttataagaaaTATCTGCggttaagaaaatatttttataagtTCCCAACATCTAATGATCGTAATTGTGTACTACTAAAGtagatttttaaaataattttatacaTTTGAAATAGTTCAAGTTTATTTGAATTAAAAAACATGACTTGATCTACTATTTAtaagaaataattaattttaaaagataTTACAAGagattttgttttttatttacCATGATACCCCTATTAATTAATGCATATGTTTaataattttgagaaaatgatttgaaatgaatAACTAATGATATGGGTATAATacgaaaaaaaaaattgtcttccTTTGATATGTTAAAAATGATAAGTAAAggtgaaaatatatttttagaatactggacaagtaaaagtgaacgaatGAAATACTTCGAAAGGAAGTCCTAAATTGTTTGATTGTAAAAACAAAATCAGTTTTGTTTTCTGTTGCGTATTATATTTGATTAACTTGTTGATTtccaaattaaatttaattttatcATTGGGTCAAATAATCGGTTGTTTGGGTAAGTTTTAAAGTACCCAACTATGATTTAGAGAAATAACATTCTTATTTTCTCAAGCTATAAAAAAAAACtcaatttaattatttattgggGGTAAAAGTGAAGTTCGTTTTTGTAAAGTTTCTGACT encodes the following:
- the LOC138872165 gene encoding putative late blight resistance protein homolog R1A-10, which produces MDVVETCGEGILSSAGPSVQCSLPSIDEEVVGFEKDAESIMKKLIGGTKELDVISIFGMPGLGKTTLARKVYNNPSIVNHFDARVWCSVSQTYIERTLLIEILKQATGGNYEIKEDDDIADKLRKTLIGRRYLIVLDDIWEVEAWEDLGLCFPKGEDGSRVMVTTRIEQVAKHLQHRSDPYSLRFLTLEESWELLIKKVFQGESCPPNLLEASLQVAEHCKGLPLVIVLIAGIIVKMERQESLWLEVANDLSSHALGEQSMKVIQSSYEHLEDHLKPCLLYMGLFPEDYKIPVSALLNLWIAEEFVLNVDTENYMEEAARVCLNDLLNRSLVMVSKRRRNGDIKYCILHDVVREFCSAKLREEKFVQLIVPYNPYKHLYTKESRLCTYIHDDLVEQLDHCEYQVDKITIHESEESTKCFGQCSKPSLEFIAHPEFETWKNRSNPLRLLVELKLVRVLHLMDVETSSSWVPTVKLLTHLRYLALYVKDQFEFKWVSHLHDLHTLKVASRKTLFPRSSGLWKMNNLRHVNMRKVFLLLENEEEESSETLLENLKTFCNLRVYDDRNPRSWWRFPNLEELGLSLESLPCRSLFPISEVHTRLQSLDLECPCKTYRYPHSVGWESYFVFPSNLKNLRIRHFSITKELTSNIARLQKLEKLKIIWGLLLGKECWDVREMEFQALKYLTLEWMDLREWKASEESFPVLEKLLIKGCYSLDAIPPSFADIPTLQLIELYGCPDSVEDSAMNIKREIEETTGRDTLQLMMYY